The Zootoca vivipara chromosome 4, rZooViv1.1, whole genome shotgun sequence genome has a segment encoding these proteins:
- the HMGN1 gene encoding non-histone chromosomal protein HMG-14: MPKRKVNAAEEEPKRRSARLSAKPVTAKIETKPKKPASKDKPEEKKAPAKGKKGPKGKQAEEINNEEVKDNLPAENGEAKSDEAPVSDAAGEKEAKSE; this comes from the exons ATGCCGAAGAGAAAG GTGAACGCCGCTGAAGAAGAG CCAAAACGGCGATCTGCACGCCTGTCTGCT AAACCTGTCACTGCCAAAAttgaaaccaaaccaaaaaagcCAGCTTCAAAG GATAAGCCTGAGGAAAAGAAAGCCCCAGCAAAAGGGAAAAAGGGACCAAAAGGTAAACAGGCTGAAGAGATTAACAATGAGGAAGTAAAGGATAACTTGCCTGCAGAAAATGGAGAAGCAAAAAGTGATGAG gccCCAGTATCTGATGCAGcaggagaaaaagaagcaaaatctGAGTAA